aattattaacaaatttgaaGCTTTCTATtgccattaaaataataatactcaACCAATCATATGGCTCCTTTATAACCATGTCCTTACTatagtacactcaacgagttagacacactttcctcgctcactcaGACGGATAAAGTCAATGATCCCGGActtcctccgagggtaaaactgttgccctcgctaaaatccctcggagttcctccgagtggctggtTTACagccgagtttaatatgaacgatagcgttgaAAATCGTCCAATTTTATGACCCCTCGGCGGAACTCCATGTccaatcagataagcaagaaatcactCTTGTTCAGAagtttttttatgcttatgtacATTATTAATCGTACAAGATTCTTACCAGCGTTAAATTTGTATATTCGTGTGTCCGAAAACGCCAGTTGAATATAGTCTTGACTTGttgatattaaacattgaattattgataaattgtaTTGTATCATAAAACAGCCAACAttttacacgattctgaaccatggCCTTTGACGTCATGCGCGtgatcaaaacattatatagaatatactttttattactggtggttaaaaatagctatgacgtttTGGGGAatttttccacagaaaacgaggcaagaaggcttcaaccatgcgctgtgaactttgaacgcgtgtttgacctcctgatttatcgaaaatttgtaataagtaACCAAGCCTTTTTCgtgtgaaatgtgtttatcaatgtattcagtCATTAGTAAAACacacgtttataagatgcatgtgcaaatagtgaaatacgactgcattcttgtggtaagctaacttcatgtaaaacgggcagaggaaaaagaataatagcaatttactgaAGCCGTCATTATCgatggaaatttaaaaaaataaataacttcagcgtagattcttatcaaGTGTCCTCAGAGTTTCGCGGAGGTTTCCCCTCCGAGGAACGCCGCGTTCGCCATTCTTCGGCTgactgatcaccctccgagggccttaaattccAACTCCGAGGAACGCGGACAGACGATAAATTTGTTGCATTTGCCGCGATAGCGAAAATCCACGGAGGAAAACGGAATGTGGGTCTTACTCGTCGAGTGTGCTGTAATATCAAATTAAGATATTGTTGAGCCAGGTTTGTTTTGATTCAGCACATTGGAAATGAAATATGCTTCTATCATGGCAATTGTTTTAgatttttgacactttttgtttCTTCAAAGGAGGAATTTGGGTatgaaaattgggaaaaatatatacttttaaatggTCCGAAATTCAGCTcagaaattaataaataaaattctcATTTATTTCAGGTTCGGCTTCCGCCAGAGGTGAACAGAATTCTGTACATCAGAAATCTCCCATACAAGATCACAGCCGAGgaaatgtatgatatatttgGCAAGTATGGAGCCATTCGACAGATAAGAGTGTAAGTATTGTAGCTGCAATGTTTAGATCTCTAACAATAccaaattttacttaaaaaaaaaggCTAGGTTACTCAGGGGAATGCTGTTAGAAAAAATGGGCAAAAGCTCTCaattcaatgtttaatttgCAGCGTGAAAAAATGAACTGAAGTCCataatatgttcttttttaaccATATTTATGGAAGGATATTACTTGGTAATCAAGAAATTGTATATGAAATGCATTGCATTCAGTTACTTTGATGTTGAGATGCTTGAGTATTTTAAATGTAGgatttcttgaaaatatttggaacttttcaaattaaaaaagtaatacaatGTGTCAACCCATGTTAGACTAAAAGATTTGTCATGACATTAGAGACTTTTCAAAATGAAGAAGTAAAACTTAGTGTCTACGGCACATCTAGCCATGTAACACTAAAAGATGTCATTAGGGACTTCAAATTGAAGGAGTAATACTTTGGGTGTACCTATGTAAcacttaaagatattttattactattaagTCAATTTCAGTTTAAAGTATTTGATTATTGATTATCAAGGTCTATATataacagggctttttctgcccattttgggaaaaagaccctagacattttgggaaattttgcgtagtgaaaatgcggaaattgggaaattttacagtgaaaagaaaaagctgtccaGTCTCCTGTGAATtgggaaatgatttaatattagtatATTTTCCCTATAAaggacccacaatggctgaaatatcaatccttggggtgtaaatatctattgcaataaatcatgacagataatatttcatatctctgaatgtgatgaaaatcaatgatttctgagttcaattaccaaaaaaacttcacatcacataatttattaggttgttgaaaatgaaccagtacaggtaaaaagaatttctaaaaaaaaaaaaaaaggggggtactatagaaaaagtcCTGTATAATCAGTGTCCTTTATAGCTTGTAATACTCATGAATGgtcaaatatataatacatgtaacattttaaagaataGCATTTATACTGTCCCTGTGtctaaatatgtacattatataatGCTTCTGACTAGCATTATTCATTGATTGAAACTAAATTATGATTCTCTTTCTTTCCAGTGGGAACACTCCAGACTCAAAGGGTACAGCGTTTGTAGTGTATGAGGACATCTTTGATGCGAAGAATGCCTGTGATCATCTCTCTGGTTTCAATGTGTGTAATCGTTACCTGGTTGTTCTCTACTACCAGTCAAATAAGGTATGAATATTGTATTGGTAATTGTAACCAGTGGATATTTAAGattatgattataaatgaaatgtttagaTATTGCCATGAtccttgagggtgacagtgaTCTCTGAGGGTGACAGTGCACCTTGCCATGAtccttgagggtgacagtgaTCTCTGAGGGTGACAGTGCACCTTGCCATGAtccttgagggtgacagtgaTCTCTGAGGGTGACAGTGCACCTTGCCATGATCCTTGAGGGTAACAGTGATCTCTGAGGGTGACAGTGCACCTTGCCATGATCCTTGAGACTGACAGTGCACCTTGTCACAATCCTTGAGGCTGACAGTGCACCTTGCCATGATCCTTGAGGCTGACAGTGCACCTTGTCATGATCCTTGAGGGCGACAGTGCACCTTGCCATGATCCTTGAGGGTAACAGTGATCTCTGAGGGTGACAGTGCACCTTGCCATGAtccttgagggtgacagtgaTCTCTGAGGGTGACAGTGCACCTTGCCATGAtccttgagggtgacagtgaTCTCTGAGGGTGACAGTGATCTCTGAGGGTGACAGTGCACCTTGCCATGATCCTTGAGAGTGACAGTGCTCTCTGAGGGTGACAGTGCACCTTGCCATGAtccttgagggtgacagtgatctttgagggtgacagtgcacCTTGCCATGAtccttgagggtgacagtgcacCTTGTCATGAtccttgagggtgacagtgcacCTGGCCATGATCCATGAGGGTGACAGTGCACCTTGCCATGATCCTTCAGGGTGACATTGCACCTTGCCATGATCCTTGAGGGTGACAATGCaccttgagggtgacagtgcacCTTGCCATGATCCTTCAGGGTGCAGTCCACCTTGCCATGCATCTTGAGGGTGACATCGCACCTTGAGGGTGATATTGCACCTTACCATGATCCTTCAGGGTGCAGTGCACCTTGCCAAGATCCTTGAGGGTGACATTGCACCTTGTCATGAGTCTTCAGGGCGCAGTGCACCTTGCCATGATCCTTCAGGGTGACATTGCACCTTGTCATGATCATTGAGGGTAACAGTGCACCTTGCCATGAtccttgagggtgacagtgcacCTTGCCATGATCCTTGAGGGTGAAAGTGCACCTTGCCATGAtccttgagggtgacagtgcacCTTGCCATGATCattgagggtgacagtgcacCTTGCCATGAtccttgagggtgacagtgaACCTTGCCATGATCCTTAAAGAggctgtacaccagattggcaccaaaaaaagttttttttctgtaaccaatctcaggacaattatctaacaGAATATGTTAcgttttgatatcataattgtaaaaaaaagtaccaaaatgtaaaaaaaaaaattgtgttggagaccgggttcgaacccgtatcgccaaaattgcagtccagcgtggTGTCCACTGAGCTTCGAAGGCTTACTCTagttgggtgacataattaagctatacacctacctcggtaatatcacgtgataacaccgactagccaatcacacataaggaatgaattctacctggtagatatacccagtaatcttttttaatggaaaaatatgaaataactgctaaacttaaataaattgtaaactatgtggtacttcagttagtaagtttcaatgcattgtacacattgatgccaagtttatgtcagttttcgacaattttcttttttttccgcATTGGGCTGACaagatttatttcattacttgtttCTACTCTATTTATCAAACTGTATTTTATCATCGGTGCTATAATTTTATCATCGGTgctttatagaaaaataaagaacatCAGAATGATTGTATGTTCATTAACAATGTTCTGTACAAAGCACACTATTTTAGAACTATATATGGGGAGGTGAAAGTTATAAGGTTATAAATGGCATTAGATAAAGAAGCCTATAGAACAGTTTCAACcattgattattgtttatgaCAAGAACCAAGCTTGGAATGGCCAGTGCTTTGACAGTCTttagcatttaattctatgaaggcaaaAAGGTGCCAATGTTGGTCTCCAGGGTGAAAGCATAATAAGACTCTTTGGCTAAAACCCTATTTATTAATGCCAAGCACTAGTGTAACAATTCCACCTGTTTATCCATGAGTCTTATTTAGATGACTGTCAAACAAGTGGTCTAGAAGTGTCTTTACTTCCATCACCATTCAATCttacattcattttctttttcaggCGTTCAAGAAGCTAGACTCTGACAAGAAGAAGGAAGAGTTGGACAAGATGAAACAGAAGTATGGCCTGAGTACGCCGGATATTCACGCCTCCAAACCCAAGACGTAACTCGGCGGGCCGATCAAGAATCACATATAACTtttgtaaattgtaaaataGGGTCAAGAACttatctttttatcaatatttgtgtTAATTACTGACTCACTTACTGAGCTAAAAAGAAATGGGAGGCGGTGTATCAATGTTCTAATGTGTTGTATGCACATTGCTGTTGCTTGTATTAGTGATATCCAGATTCCTTCATTTTCCATCTGATGATCATGCCACTTGTAGTTTTAACCTTGATTGATCTTTATAGAGATTATGTCATTGCCATGTGGATTTTTGTCTTTAGAATGGTATAGTGAaagcagttttattttcatgaacacAATAATATTATGTGACTTGAAGTTAAATTCATCACACACAAAGGTAAACCtaataaaaagtatgtttgctttttatatttttttaataatttattcatactcatgattgttttccttatttaaacATCAGGATTGAAAAGGTCTGCAAACTTTTGAACACTTAGAACGTGTTGTAAAACAATTATCCCTGAAGTGAATCTCTAATAAGAATGTTAAAAGGCTTAAACAACAAGATGTTTTCGCTGTGGACCGTCAATGTGTATCTTAAGAATCATAATGTTAATTGTTGTATGCCAAATTTCACAAATTCATATATTGATTCATGACTTTGTCtaatttgttatgttatgaCTTGTCATCATGTGTAAATAAACTCACTTCAAACATGTCAACAATGTTTTTAAGCATTTGCATTTGGAACACCTTGACCATTCTATCCATTCCATCTATAACAAGTTCAATTTTGCATCACTGGTTGCCGATCATCAACCAGGGATCATTTTATCTACTGGTGGACGTTTCATCAACTGGGGGTCGTTTCATCAACTGAGGTCGTTTCATCCCCTGGGGGTCGTTTCAGCAACTGGGGGTTGTTTTATCAACTGGGGGTCGTTTCATTAACTGGGGGCCATTTCATCAACTGGAGGTTATTTCATCAACTGGGGGTCGTTTCATCAACTGGGGGTCGTTTCATCAACTGGGGTCGTTTCATCCCCTTGGGGTCGTTTCATCAACTGGGGGTTGTTTTATCAACTGGGGGTCGTTTCATTAACTGGGGGCCGTTTCATCAACTGGAGGTTATTTCATCAACTGGGGGGTCGTTTCACCAACTGGGGGTTGTTTCATCAACTTGGGGTCGTTTCAGCAACTGGGGGTCGTTTCATCAACTGGGGGTTGTTTTATCAACTGGGGGTCGTTTCATTAACTGGGGGTCGTTTCATCAACTGGAGGTTATTTCATCAACTGGGGGTCGTTTCACCAACTGGGGGTTGTTTCATCAACTTGGGGTCGTTTCAGCAACTGGGGGTCGTTTCATCAACTGGGGGTTGTTTTATCAACTGGTGGTCGTTTCACCAACTGGGGGTTGTTTCACCAACTGGGGGTCGTTTCATTAACTGGGGGTTGTTTGACCAACTGGGGGTCGTTTCAGCAACTAGGGGTTTTTCATCAACTGGGGGTCGTTTCACCAACTGGGGGTTGTTTCATCAACTGGGGGTCGTTTCATCAACTGGGGGTTGTTTGACCAACTGGGGGTCGTTTCAGCAACTAGGGGTTTTTCATCAACTGGGGGTCGTTTCACCAACTGGGGGTCGTTTCATCAACTGGGGGTTGTTTGACCAACTGGGGGTCGTTTCAGCAACTAGGGGTTTTTCATCAACTGGGGGTCGTTTCACCAACTGGGGGTTGTTTCACCAACTGGGGGTCGTTTCATCAACTGGGGGTTGTTTGACCAACTGGGGGTCGTTTCAGCAACTAGGGGTTTTTCATCAACTGGGGGTCGTTTCACCAACTGGGGGTCGTTTCATCAACTGGGGGTTGTTTTATCAACTGGGGGTCGTTTCACCAACTGGGGGTTGTTTCAACAACTGGGGGTCGTTTCATCAACTGGGGGTTGTTTCACCAACTGGGGGTCGTTTCATCAACTGGGGGTCGTTTCATCAACTGGAGGTTATTTCATCAACTGGGGGTCGTTTCACCAACTGGGGGTTGTTTCATCAACTTGGGGTCGTTTCAGCAACTGGGGGTCGTTTCATCAACTGGGGGTTGTTTTATCAACTGGTGGTCGTTTCACCAACTGGGGGTTGTTTCACCAACTGGGGGTCGTTTCATCAACTGGGGGTTGTTTGACCAACTGGGGGTCGTTTCAGCAACTAGGGGTTTTTCATCAACTGGGGGTCGTTTCACCAACTGGGGGTTGTTTCATCAACTGGGGGTCGTTTCATCAACTGGGGGTTGTTTGACCAACTGGGGGTCGTTTCAGCAACTAGGGGTTTTTCATCAACTGGGGGTCGTTTCACCAACTGGGGGTCGTTTCATCAACCTGGGGTTTGTTTGACCAGCTGGGGGTCGTTTCAGCAACTAGGGGTTTTTCATCAACTGGGGGTCGTTTCACCAACTGGGGGTTGTTTCACCAACTGGGGGTCGTTTCATCAACTGGGGGTTGTTTGACCAACTGGGGGTCGTTTCAGCAACTAGGGGTTTTTCATCAACTGGGGGTCGTTTCATCAACTGGGGGTTGTTTTATCAACTGGGGGTCGTTTCACCAACTGGGGGTTGTTTCAACAACTGGGGGTCGTTTCATCAACTGGGGGTTGTTTCACCAACTGGGGGTCGTTTCATCAACTGGGGGTCGTTTCACCAACTGGGGGTCGTTTCATCAACTGGGGGTCGTTTCACCAACTGGGGGGTTGTTTCACCAACTGGGGGTCGTTTCATCAACTGGGGGTTGTTTCACCAACTGGGGGTCGTTTCATCAACTGGGGGTCGTTTCACCAACTGGAGGTTTTTTCATCAACTGAGGGTCGTTTTACCAACTAGGGGTCGTTTCATCAAATGGGGTCGTTTCATCGCCTGGGGGTCGTTTCATCAACTAGGGTTTGTTTTATCAACTGGGGATCGTTTCATTAACTGGGGTCGTTTCATCAACTGGAGGTTATTTCATCAACTGGGGGTCGTTTCATCAACTGGGGATCGTTTCATCAACTGGGGGTCGTTTCAGCAACTAGGGGTTGTTTCACCAACTGGAGGTCGTTTCAGTAACTGGGGCTCGTTTCACCAAATGGTGGTAGTTTCATTAACTGGGGGTCGTTTCACTATCTGGGGGTCGTTCAATCAACTGGGGGTTGTTTCACCAACTGGGGGTCGTTTCACCAACTGGAGGTCGTTTCAGTTACTGGGGGACGTTTCACCAACTGGGGGTCGTTTCACCAACTGGAGGGGTCGTTTCATCAATTGGCGGTTGTTTCATCGACATGGTGCTGTTCAATTAACTTGGGGGTCGTTTCATCAACTGGcgattgatttattaatttggGGTTGTTTCATCAACTGGGTGTCGTTTCTTTAACTGGGGACTGTTATATTGTCATCAATATTTCTCAGGGCAGTTTGTTTCCAGGAGAGATTATCAATGGTAGTACTGTGAAAATCGTTCCGAGGATTGTTGATGAAAAGGTCCCTAGCCGCCGTAAGGATATAGATTGGCAGGAGTGAGTACACGAAGATCTACCTTATTTCGAGAGACtatattattatgttacatAGTAAGACATTACTAACTATTAGGATAATATATTTGGACAAGGGTCGTTTAAGATTAGAACATGCAGTGTAATAAAGTTCACAAAAGGTCCGACGATATATGAGAAACTTTGGTCACACCATACTGTAGCTCACACATGATCTAATGGTACTTGTGGTAACGTTGCGATAAGTTTGTGTAAGCACAAGTTGGGAAATTCCAAGGTTTTCTAACAATATTGAGATTGGTATATCATGTCTATGTACATTTATCCACACTGTTCATAAACTCTTCTCTTTTTTTGAATTTCCAATCGCTCAAAATCACGCAGCTATAAGATCTCTTTCGTGTCAAATGAGCGCTTTCTCTGTCAAACTTTGACAGATTCAAAGAGACAGGTCAATATATTCTAGATAAAATATCACCATTCTTTGCTAAGACCACCGCCAGTCTGTAGAGGTATTAAtaagtaaaatacaaaatacaaaggCACAAAGGTGCAAAATCGATTGTTCGCACAAACCACCCGGGTAAATATGTATAGTCGCACCGGCTCTCATATCTCCGTGGCTACACTAGACGCTACCGGGAGTCCTTCCAATATCGGATCTTAACTCGACTGTCAAAGtacatttaaaccatttaaaaagTTGACAAACTGGATTTAGGCAGAAATGGTgagtgttgttgtttatttcaatacttttatcaaaataacacttttttgacaatttaacaaacatgttaatTATTACGAAAATGCGGAGTTAATTGTATTTGTCATCGTATATATTCTTATTCGCATTTATATTGTTGGCTTGGGTTGCAATGTTATGGGGTAATCTTGGGGTTAGCCAAAGAGTTTAATCTGCAAATCTTTGTGTGTTTTCTTCACAATTGATTCCAGTTTGGATTATATTTATCggtttaatgtttcattttgtaaaagaatatGGCCATATCAGAAACtttatacatgtacgtgtattaATTACTAGTATGTCAATTCGTTTTACAACAAGGAATCATTCAGTTAATTGCCATTTCAAACACATGCCATTTTCGTgcaaataacacatatattcatatatttatttttgggaAATAGCGCTTTTTATGCCAGCCATGGAAAGTTGCagccatttataaatataagagACGTCAAATCTATTCACTTTGGGGCAATTTGCATACcggtttttttaatttatgtaaattatacTTTAAGTTGATTATCCATTCGTTTTACAATTGCTAAATTTACAGACTACTTATCGAGCGCTTCGGCAAGACAGACTCATTTCCTCGTATTTGTATATGGAGTTACGACCTTATTGCACCGAGCCCTCGAAATACACAAGGAAGCTTTATGTTGTGCCTTTTCGTTCCTAGCATGTTCTGAAGAGGTTGCTGTTCCATTGCAGACAGTCATTCATTCATCATCAGTTTGACTTATAATAAACAAGATATCACAATGATATTAGCGAAATATCTGTGCCAACCTATGTATATCATACTACGGTGGCATTGTGTAGTCGCTGGTTTTATATGGATACATTCCAAAATACAGAACATGATCTTATATCCCCTGATACACCTGGGTAGACATTGAATGGAACATTCGATATAAAAAACACGAGGTCAATCTGTAATTGATACCTCTGATGTTTcaattaatcatatttattaGAATGACTTTGGCTAGGAAGTCGAACTGTATATATGTGTCATTGTTTGGTAAAGTGGCGGCAAACTgccaaagaaattaaaaacaagacACTTTTACcggtaaataaataaattattataatatctttcaaaatgatataactgttgtcaatatttttctGTTGGTTTATTCAGTCGTCGACTGGGAAAATTAAACCagacattttcttaaatgtgtATGGAACATTTTCCTGACAAAAGATAATACAGAATGTCTTATACTCAATGCTATTTTCAgtattatacattattattcatatacaaTTATTCCGGTGACCTATTTTGGTTGTAAATACGAAACAATAATTCCCATATAGCTCTCAGtgaatgcatttaaatgtaCGTAAACGTTTTCTATTGCGTTCATTAGCAACAACTTCCTGGGCGAATGAGAACTATTTGCCTTTAAACGCTTTTGACTGGCTTGCATGATACAAACATAGTTCCCGGAAGAGACATGTTGATTTCCCATTCAAATTCCGCTATTACggttttaactttaaaaatgctTTCCAAGATTATCTGGCCATACACACAATGGTGCCGCTAATGTGTGTGTCTTTTGATCAGCATATAGAATATACTAGTATTCAATATTCGACTACAGATCGATATCATTATTATGAAAGTGGGGATAACATAgttaaaacaagtttaacaacTGAATTTCAAATACGAATTGAACTTCTATAATTGACCTTAAGGTTAAGCACTTGATTTcgaaatattataattgtttaaaaaaatcgcaATATTTTTATACGACCTGTTTTCACATTGCATTTTTAActtaaagtaacactcttattcaaaatcaatatacgcgtatgaaaaaaaaatcacttttgactgataaacctttaactacttacttaataatgcatttatggaaaatatcttTTACTGATAGcaaagattgtaaccgtgtatttaatagcagaaagcgcagaattataaaatgattggtgaatgctaaaagattgactgtggtctactatggtctcaaaaggtagaaataccgtgttttatgttcattgctttcaaattaaactcagtatcctccataagaaccattgtgttcgacatttattcatttttttaaatattaaaacaatattattaattgtggtaaatcttatctgggagtaagagtgcatatttaaagTTCAACATTGATTTTTTAGCATTTGCTTAAAACTGTCAACAACACTCAACTTATAAAGCAATGACTTATAAAAACTACAATTTTAATCGAATATTCCATCTGTCATTTTTATATCACCTCGTTGCATTGTATGACAATGCCGCAAGTACAGCTTTCATCTATTGTAATACATAAAATTAAGTATGCATTTGATACATTGTGAAAGGACTATTTATGGATTTGAAAAGATATGGACGGggaatgatataaatattcataaaccaTGCTAGACTTCTTAATTGGATTTGTCAAGTCGGTTGGAATCTCTTGTTATGAcaagttttcattgaaatgaacattaaagtttcatttgagAAACGCCATCCATTTGACATGGTAAATTACAGTCATATTAGGAGGGCTGATTTATATTTACGTTCATGATAACGCGTTACCTGTTACGAGTCCATGGTATGAGATTGAATTTATATTAGCGAACGAGCATTTCAGACCCAATGAACTCCTCTTTTATCCTGGCCAAAATCTCGTGAAACGtattaaagctgcgctctcacagatttaccgttttgacaacttttttactttgaatgaGTAAATTTTTGCCTTAATATGTGctaaccagtgatataagactgctgacaaaaaatcagatcgcagattttcatatttctgttcggaaattaatgttttatggctaaaagcgtctttgtcagcagtcttatatcactggtgtccatgcattttcgcaaaaattggctc
This genomic stretch from Mya arenaria isolate MELC-2E11 chromosome 10, ASM2691426v1 harbors:
- the LOC128206174 gene encoding splicing factor 3B subunit 6-like, with translation MAMGRKGNVRLPPEVNRILYIRNLPYKITAEEMYDIFGKYGAIRQIRVGNTPDSKGTAFVVYEDIFDAKNACDHLSGFNVCNRYLVVLYYQSNKAFKKLDSDKKKEELDKMKQKYGLSTPDIHASKPKT